The Bacillota bacterium LX-D region TCAACAAAGCAACGTACCACATGGGCAATTGCGTCCACTTCCCTAATATGAGCTAAAAATTTATTCCCCAGACCTTCACCTTTGCTGGCTCCTGCTACCAAGCCTGCTATATCAACAAATTCAAAGGCAGTAGGGATTGTTTTTTTAGGATTGAACATTTCTGTCAACTTGTCCAAACGAGGATCAGGAACAGTTACTACACCTACATTTGGATCAATAGTACAAAAGGGGTAATTGGCAGCTTCCGCACCTGCTTGAGTTATTGCATTAAATAGTGTGGATTTACCCACGTTAGGTAATCCAACAATACCACATTTTAAAGCCATTAAATTCAACTCCTTGTTTATATTCAGATAAAAGTATACTTGATTTGCCTTAATACTTCCATTCTTTTTAGATAGTTGCATCAACAAATTCAAAGTATTAACGTGGTCTTGCTTTGCAATTTAAACAACGCTATTTTAGCATAACAAATTATTCGTGTTTATTATTATTTTTAGCTTTAAAACATGTAAGCTATTAAGCTTGATTAAATTTGTAAAGCCAAACTACTACTGTTATAATAGAAAATAAATGGAAATTTAGGAAGTGGTAAAAATGGCTTTTAAAATTAAAGATCCAGTAAGCGGCCTTAGTCATTTATTTGGCGTAATTTTATCTATCGTTGGACTAGTTTTTTTAATCATAACATCCGTAATCAAAGGCTCTGTTTGGCATACTGTATCTTACAGCATTTTTGGAGCAAGTTTAATTTTGCTTTATACTGCTAGCTCTTTATATCACTTGCTGCCCTTAAAACAAAATATAACAATGATTTTAAAAAGAATCGACCACATAATGATTTTTATTTTAATAGCAGGAACATATACCCCTATTTGTTTAGTACCTCTTCGTGGGCCTTGGGGGTGGAGCCTTTTTGGCTGCGTATGGGGAATTGCCCTTTTAGGATTAATTATGAAAATATTTTGGATTAATGCCCCGAGATGGTTTTCTACAGTGCTGTACGTCTTTATGGGCTGGCTTATAATTATTGCCCTGCTGCCGCTAATTAAAGTTATCCCCCCTAGTGGAATGGCTTGGCTGGTTGCTGGCGGAGTATTTTATACCATTGGAGCTCTTATTTATGGAATTAAACGGCCTAATATTACCCGGTACTTTGGGTTTCATGAGCTATTTCACTTTTTTGTTTTAGCAGGAAGTTTTAGTCATTACTGGCTAATGTATAGGTTTTTAATCTTACTCCACTAACATTTTGCTAGAGATGTTATTAATAACCTCTACTAATTATATTAGTTTGCGATAAATCTTCTCTATCGACCAGGTTTATCGCATCTTTTTTACAAACCCTTCTGCAAACTCCGCACCCATAGCATTTTAAAGAATTAATGAAGCATTTAGAATCTGCTATAGAATATTCTATAGCACCAAATTGGCAATATTTTTGGCAACTACGACAACCTGTACATAAAATGGGCTCAATTTGAGCAATGTATTCAGCTTTGAACATAACATTCATTAGGTCAGAATTTATTTGAACTCTGTAGGCTAAGCAATCGTGATCACAATTACATAAAGCCCCGATAAAAGGCGTTTTAAAAGTCCAAACTGAATGGACCAGTCCATTTTTGTCAAATTCCTCTAATATTTTTTTAGCTTCAGCCGCTGTTATTGTTTCTAAATGAGATTTTATTTCTGGCCAATGAGTGATTAGACCTGTTGGATCAATGCCCAACAGTAAACAATACCTAGCATCATTTTTCCCCGTTGTAACACTACGGCAAATGCATGGAATTCGTGTTATTGATTGAACCAGATCAATAACCTTCTCTGCATCTTCTAGAGGAATAACCTGACCGAAATGAAACTTTTTCATATTTGCCGTAGCCATTTTCCTAACGAAACCGTAGGCTAATGGCAATTTATTTTTAGCCCAGTCTAGTTTGGGAAGATTATGCTTGGCATTATTTCTTATACTTGAGACGAAATGTTCAATATAATTTTTTCTTCCATCACTATTTAGTAATTCATCAGAATAGTTTTTCATGACTTCATACCACTTTTTACCCTCACCATGTTTAATACAAAATTCGCACAAGCAAGATCCCCCCAGGAATGTTTTTCCTTAATAATTCCTTATTTGTTTTTAATCCCCCTTCTTAAAAAAAGGGGGATTACTTGCTAAATATGGCAATTAGGATATAAATGGGAAACAAATAAATACTTTTCCAAACAAATGGCTTATAAATTCCCATGGCAGTAAACCTTAGATAATTTATCCGCACTGCTTTTTTTCATAGCTTACTTGCAATAATATTCTTGACTTTTTCCGGTAGCCTATCCGTTTCTTCTTTACTTAGGTTTGTAATGGATACTGGCTCTGAAATAATAACTTGCACATTTGCCGGTTTAATCATCCAGCCGTTAGTTTCCATAATATTATATGACCCTTTAATGGTCACAGGCACAATAGGTACTCCTGCTTTAAGGGCAAGTTTAAAACTACCAGGCTTAAACTCACCAATCTGGTTTCCCCGGCTGCGGGTGCCTTCGGGAAAAATAACCAAAGAATAACCCTTACGTAAAACGGCTATTCCTTCTTGAATAGCTTTCAAGCCAGCTCGAGCACTACTTCTGTCCATAAAAATACAGTTCATATAACGCATCCAACTGCTAATGAAGGGCATTTTTTTCAATTCCTTCTTGGCAATAAAAGCTTTGGGTTTATCAATAAAACCCAGTAAAATTGGAATATCAAAGTTTCCTTGATGGTTACTAATAAAAACCACACTTCCCTGGCTGGGTATATTTTCTGCACCAGTTACTGTTACCTTAGAACCAGTTAAATTAACCAGCGAACGAGCCCATTTTTTTACGATTTGATCAACGGCCCGGTCTTTCTCTTGAATTTTGTGCGCACGATCTAAGGACCTTACTTTTATTAGATCGGGCAAGACTAAAATAAGGAAAATCCAAAAATAGATGAACCAAAAAAGTGTTCTCAGCATCTCAGTTC contains the following coding sequences:
- a CDS encoding 4Fe-4S ferredoxin, with product MKNYSDELLNSDGRKNYIEHFVSSIRNNAKHNLPKLDWAKNKLPLAYGFVRKMATANMKKFHFGQVIPLEDAEKVIDLVQSITRIPCICRSVTTGKNDARYCLLLGIDPTGLITHWPEIKSHLETITAAEAKKILEEFDKNGLVHSVWTFKTPFIGALCNCDHDCLAYRVQINSDLMNVMFKAEYIAQIEPILCTGCRSCQKYCQFGAIEYSIADSKCFINSLKCYGCGVCRRVCKKDAINLVDREDLSQTNIISRGY
- a CDS encoding lysophospholipid acyltransferase family protein encodes the protein MLRTLFWFIYFWIFLILVLPDLIKVRSLDRAHKIQEKDRAVDQIVKKWARSLVNLTGSKVTVTGAENIPSQGSVVFISNHQGNFDIPILLGFIDKPKAFIAKKELKKMPFISSWMRYMNCIFMDRSSARAGLKAIQEGIAVLRKGYSLVIFPEGTRSRGNQIGEFKPGSFKLALKAGVPIVPVTIKGSYNIMETNGWMIKPANVQVIISEPVSITNLSKEETDRLPEKVKNIIASKL
- a CDS encoding hemolysin III family protein is translated as MAFKIKDPVSGLSHLFGVILSIVGLVFLIITSVIKGSVWHTVSYSIFGASLILLYTASSLYHLLPLKQNITMILKRIDHIMIFILIAGTYTPICLVPLRGPWGWSLFGCVWGIALLGLIMKIFWINAPRWFSTVLYVFMGWLIIIALLPLIKVIPPSGMAWLVAGGVFYTIGALIYGIKRPNITRYFGFHELFHFFVLAGSFSHYWLMYRFLILLH